Genomic DNA from Candidatus Kapaibacterium sp.:
AATGTAGCCACGTAGACGCCTGATACGTTGCCCGACAGGATAAGGCGTGAAGTTGCGCAGTCGGTGGCCACGAGTCGTGAAGTACCCAGACTGGTCCCGCATGTACATCTGGTTCCCGTCGGCATCAGCAACAACGATGATGGGCTGGTTGGCAACGACGGTAACATCTCGCAGCTCTACGAGCATCCCCACGTATCGAGACCCCTGGCTGATGTTTGGTGTTGCATTCCCGACTGGGCCGGTGTAGAAATCAGAGATCCGCACAGGCACAGGGTCTGGGAGTGGCACACCGAAGTCCAAAAACTCCACAGGACGTGACGTTATAACCTCAGCTTGTGTCGGCCCTAAGCGATTCCGAATGGGATCGGAGCTTGTGGGAAAGTTCGTGATGCGCACCAGCACCTCCACGTAGTCGCCAGGCCGGATGCGGTCAAAGTACGTCGTCTGCACTGTAGTGTCCGTCTGCAGGATGTTGATGCCAGCATATGCCCGTAACTGGGGATTGGAGTCCCGCAGGAAGCTCACCCATCGCGCCCCAGCCCACAGCAGAGGACGCCGATCCGAAGCTGGATCGAGTACTGGTGGCACTGTGACGATCCCGACAAGCAGCACCGTATCCCCTAGGAATGGTGAGAGCAGTGAACCGACAGCAATCGAGTCCGGCGGCAGCTCCATGATCTCGTGGACATGAACCCGCCGATACTGTCCTATTCCATCGAGGAGGACCAAGCACGAGAGCAGAGCGATAGAGAATGGACGTCGCATTGGCAGACTCCCCTTGACCTACTTGACGACGAGGAAGTACCCCACCCGAATGGCTGAGGTCTCTGCATCTTCGGCGATTACCAGGTATAGCCCTGGTGCTATCGGTTGGTCAGCCTTGCTGAGCAGATTCCAAGCGTAGAGGCCACCGCTGACTTGAAGCCCTGGGATACCGCTCGTCGCCGGAGGCTGCTCGCCTTGACTGCTGCCATCATGCCAGAGGGTGGCAATCTCCTCCCCTGCGGCATTCCAGATGCGGATACGGCAGCGCGGCGGGAGGTTGTAGAAGTAGAGTCTGCGTCCGCGCTCGGATCCCCCAGACTCCCAACTGGCCGAGAGACGGTAAGGGTTGGGGACTATACCTATGCGCTGGATGCTGTCGCTCGGCACCGGACGGCGCCCCGGGATGAAGAAGATCTCCGTGGAAAGCGGGCTAGACTCCAACGACGGAATGCCATTGAGCTCGTCGGGAGAGCTGAAGGCTGTCAGAGCGATTCGGTAGAGCCAGCCGTCCAGAAGGTTCTCCACACGGTAAGCGTAGGTGTAGCCCGTTGTATCCCCCGGGAAGCGGAGCCGAATTGGACGTCCTTCATGGTCGCGAAGACGGATGGAAGCGAAGCCGTTATCATACCCGACTCCGTTGGCCGGCAAATCCCACTGCCGCAGGAGCTGTAGGGTGTCGGAACTGCCAACAGAGGGTCCAGCAAACCACAGCCGATAGCCCTCAAAATGGCGCCGATTGGTGAAGATATCTCGCGAGCTTTCAGCATTGTCGCTCCAGTAGAGCGTTGCCTCTCCACTCCCAACCTCTAACCGGAGCCGTGGCACCTCTGGAGGCGACGGTAGCACGAAGCGCACAATCTGTCCGTTGCCAAGTAGATCGGGTTCGTCGGCGTCTAAACGGCCATTGCCATTCAAGTCGGTCCCGTTATATGCCCGCTGTGCCCATCGGGCGTAGCGAAGGAGGTTGACCCGTGTGGCATCGTTGTCGGCCGTCGGTTCCCCCGGCTTCTTTGCGCAGATGACGGCAAAGGCAACCCGCAGGGAATCCCCTGGAGCCAGCGTGGCAAAAGGCCCCACGGAGAGCAGAATGGAACGGTTGCTGGGAATTCGCAGCGCTTGACGAGCGTACTCCAACGAGACCTGTCCCAGGAAGCTACTGGAGAGCCGTCGGTAGCGAGCAAGGTCATTCTGCGGGGACTGGGTCCATTCGTCCCCGGTGGTATTCCGGAACTGCCACGAGTTGAAGAAGTACCCGGGGGCAGCTGGTTCGCTACCTAGAAACTTCAGCGCAAAGTAACTGTCAGCCAATCCTCGGTCCCCTGCGGCATCCCACTCATAGATGAGCGCCTCCTCGGGGAGGAATCCTTCGGCTCCGGCGCTGTAGAAAGAACTTCCTCGAGGCGCGACGAGCCGAGTATTGCGGACTACAGCATCGGTCCATAGCCCAACGTAGAGGCTTTCAATCGGGTTCGCGGAGACGTTGTAGAGCGTGTACCACAAGATGACGAAGGCATCGGCGAAGGGATAGTTCCAAGCATAGGCCTCCAAGCGGACGTGCAGCCCTAAGGGAACTGTGTGTCCTGGAATCTGTTGGCCAGTTCCCGGCACCACCCTGTTGGTGTCGGTGAACTCCACGATGATGTCTCGGTGGCTGATAGCCCGCGGAGTGTAGTACGGGTCAGTTGGAAGCGTGGAGCGCTTCTGGACCGGAGTCAGGGGCGTGAACTCGAAGCCTTCGCTGGCGTAGCGCGCCGAGGCGACATCAATAGCGGCCGTGGAGACGGCAATGAACTCTTCTCCACCCCTGCGGACCCGCCCTCCTACCCACAGCCCGCCAATGAAGAGATGCTCTATCCCGCTCCCCCGAGGATACTCGCACGAGGGCTGCGTTGGCCAATTGGCGAACCCTGTACCCAGGGTTCCAAAGTTGGAAATCGTCAGCCGTATGTTCCCGACGTCAGTGTACTGTGAGGCATCGTCGGGGACGGTCGTCTGCGCCCAGCCACCGTAGAGTGCTATGAGCAGCAAAGGCCACATGGCGGCCGCAAAATTACACTCCACACTCTGAGCTATGCCATGCAGGACTCCTACTCTTCACGTAGCGCTTCGGTAATCTGCTGCCGCCCGGCCCGCCAGGCAGGATAGGCACTGGCGAAGAGCACAAGTGCAAAGGCAACCCCAATGATGAGCACAACGTCCCAGAGCTCGAGGAAGACCGGCAGCCGCGACAAGATGTAGCGCAAGGGGTCTAAGCGAAACCACCCAAAATGCTGCTGTCCCCAGTAGAACCCCAGTCCGCCGAGCATTCCTAGTCCAATGCCAACCACCCCAAGCACAACTCCCTGCCATCGGTACAGCCGCTGGATATCTCGAGCTTGCAGCCCCAAGGCGCGCAGAAGAGCTAGCTCACGGCTTTTCTGGACGACGCTCATCCAGAGCGAAGCCGCAACGTTGAAGACCGCTACTACTACAATCAAGCTCAAGACGGCGAACGTTCCCAATCGCTCCAAGCGAAGCACATCGTAGAGCTGCCGGTGGAACTCGTACCACGGAACCGCTTGGAGTGAGGTCGGGAGCATCTGCCGAAGAGTCTTTACCGCCCAATCTGTCTGCTCCGTCTGCGGCAACCAGAGGGCGATGCCGCTCCACGTCTGTGGCGGGAGCTGGAGCAGTCGACGTCCAAAAGCGGCATTCACGTAGAGGGCAAAGCTCTGCTCTTCCCCCGCAGGCGCTTGGAAGATGCCCACAACCTGCACAGGGACACCTTGGCCCCAGGAAAGTCCGACAGCCATCTGCTCTATCATTGCCGGACTCCAGAGCCTCACCGTATCACCTGGCAAGAGCCGCAAACGTTCAGCAATCCCAGCACCAGCGACAGCTGTGGGCAGTCCATCATGCCGAAGGTCGAACTCCCCTGCGAGGATGCTCTGCTCGATGTCCGTAGCTTCCCGTAGGGCCTCCTCTGGAGCCGCAATGAGGACTGCCGCGGCAAAGGACTCTCCGCGCTGGAGGAGGAACTTCTGCGAAATCATCGGCAAGACTGCTCGCGCTCCTACTGTACGGGCGTATCGCTGGAGCGTGTCTTCCGTAACGCTGAGCCACTGCCCACGCGCCGGCAGAATCCGAAGGTGCGGCTCATAGCGGAGAAGCAGCACCTGTACCGCCTGATGAAACCCCTTGAAGATGCTCAACACGCTCAGCAACGTTGCTGTCCCAATCCCAATCCCAACGACTGACAGGGCAGCGATTATCTGGATGATCCCCCACCGCCGGCGCAGCAGTAGCCACCGCCATAGCAAGAGCCACAGAACCGTTCGAGAAGCCATCAGTACCCTACAACGATTACAGCCTTGGCCTCGTAGCGACCGACCCCACCAGCCTCCTGTGCCTCCACTAGAGCAACGTAAGGTCCTGGTGGCACCAGCTCCCCTCGGTCACTCCTCCCGTCCCACGCTACATGGCCGTGGGCTGCAGAGTATGCAGCCAATAGCAATGTCCGTAGGCAAGCCCCTTCGTCAGAGAAGATCCGAACTGTTACCAGCGCCTTCTGGAACGGTAAGCGATACGAGATGACGCAGTACTGGCGTTCCGCAGCAGAGAGTCGGAAGGGATTTGGAGAAGCCGTTAGCTCGCCGTCGGGCAAGGATGGCACGGCGATGCTGTTTGGAGCTCCAGGGGTTGCTCCTGCGGGAGCCGCACAAGTGCTCCATGAGCTCCGCTCAGATGAAGGCAGGAGGGGATGGAGCTTCTCCAGGCTTCTACCACGCCGTGCGCTCCCTACAGCAGGGTCATGCCACGTGGGGTCGTAAGAGACTGAATCCACCACAATTCCATTCGGATCGCGAAGCACGATCCCGTCGCCCGCATTGTTCAGCGTGAGAGCCGGAGTCCCGATATACATGCTCGAGCTCCCTTGCAGCTCTGCATAGGCCACCAGAAGGGAGCTATCCCACCCCAGTACACCAAACTGATTCGGGGCTAAGCGCAATGCGGTACCAATCCGCAGCGTATCGGAACTGCTGCCTAGGTCGTGAAGCAACCACCCCTCCAATGTGACTGTGTCCTCCCCAACGTTGACGAGCTCAACGAACTCTGCTCCATTCGGCAGAGGGTCGTAGAGGATCTCATTGATCCGGACCACCGAGGACCCCACCGAACGATAGTAGCGCCGCCGAAGGGTATCATTCCATCGGCGGACATCCTCAGCCAGCTCCACTACGAGCTGCAGCATGTACCATCCTCTGGGAAGCTCCCCCCAGAGAGCCTCCGCAGGAATTCGCTCCTCCCATCTCTGCCCCGGCTGTAGTGGCGGAAGAGACCTCCGCAAGCGTAGCTCCGCAGGAGAAAAGCTAGAATCACCGTCACGATCCAGCCACACAGTATACGACACCCTGCTTTGGGCAGTTGTCCCAGTGTTGATGACTGCTACGAGGAGCGTATCGCTTGACAGCAGCCGGAAATCAGCGCAGGCATAGTCCACGGGGACGGGGGTGACGCTATTCACATCGCCAGCTGTTGCCCCTGTCGGAGACTGGGACGGGAGGAGGTTTTCCGGAGACCACGCCGGTAGCTCTGCCCGAGCCCGCTCTAACGACACCCCCGCCCTGCCCCACCTCACGGAGTAGTACACCGAGTCCACCAAAGATGAGTCGGAAGCCCGTAGGGTGATGACATCGCTTGTGTTGTTGAGGGTGGG
This window encodes:
- a CDS encoding ABC transporter permease encodes the protein MASRTVLWLLLWRWLLLRRRWGIIQIIAALSVVGIGIGTATLLSVLSIFKGFHQAVQVLLLRYEPHLRILPARGQWLSVTEDTLQRYARTVGARAVLPMISQKFLLQRGESFAAAVLIAAPEEALREATDIEQSILAGEFDLRHDGLPTAVAGAGIAERLRLLPGDTVRLWSPAMIEQMAVGLSWGQGVPVQVVGIFQAPAGEEQSFALYVNAAFGRRLLQLPPQTWSGIALWLPQTEQTDWAVKTLRQMLPTSLQAVPWYEFHRQLYDVLRLERLGTFAVLSLIVVVAVFNVAASLWMSVVQKSRELALLRALGLQARDIQRLYRWQGVVLGVVGIGLGMLGGLGFYWGQQHFGWFRLDPLRYILSRLPVFLELWDVVLIIGVAFALVLFASAYPAWRAGRQQITEALREE
- a CDS encoding lamin tail domain-containing protein, which encodes MVSRALLYDWYRAARRLLVGLAVFWGTATAAQPVINELMPVPPKGEPEWLELFNAADTPVAFSNWWLTDSRMAVRLPAFVLPPRGYAVLCRDTVALREVRSLPAMAVLIELRLPTLNNTSDVITLRASDSSLVDSVYYSVRWGRAGVSLERARAELPAWSPENLLPSQSPTGATAGDVNSVTPVPVDYACADFRLLSSDTLLVAVINTGTTAQSRVSYTVWLDRDGDSSFSPAELRLRRSLPPLQPGQRWEERIPAEALWGELPRGWYMLQLVVELAEDVRRWNDTLRRRYYRSVGSSVVRINEILYDPLPNGAEFVELVNVGEDTVTLEGWLLHDLGSSSDTLRIGTALRLAPNQFGVLGWDSSLLVAYAELQGSSSMYIGTPALTLNNAGDGIVLRDPNGIVVDSVSYDPTWHDPAVGSARRGRSLEKLHPLLPSSERSSWSTCAAPAGATPGAPNSIAVPSLPDGELTASPNPFRLSAAERQYCVISYRLPFQKALVTVRIFSDEGACLRTLLLAAYSAAHGHVAWDGRSDRGELVPPGPYVALVEAQEAGGVGRYEAKAVIVVGY